The Corynebacterium confusum genome has a window encoding:
- a CDS encoding IS3 family transposase (programmed frameshift) has product MPRKTYTEQFKCDAVSLYESIPGATINAVASDLGVNRNSLGTWLDAFGTGTKTNASGEKVASPIVAANSERTPAEGLSDAERIRVLERENVKLREEREILRKAAKYFAEGDELVNRFQFVDDHRDFYEVKRLCEVLKINRSSYYTWKSAAPARRRRLVADAVLGARIKAVFTAGNGCYGAKRVTAAINADPANDRGNGDRLNHKHAARLMRQMGLFGYTRKRWVKTTVSAKRAPKFPDLLKRRFTAEKPNKVYVGDITYLPIADGSNMYLATVIDCYLRQLTGFAIADHMRTELVEEALTMAHGVRGSLDGAIFHSDHGSVYTSEQYRRLCERFGVTQSMGTIGTSADNSLAESFNASLKREVLKDEPVFASQLVCRRDVFQWCIRYNTQRLHSWCGYRSPNAFEAAESATLTIAS; this is encoded by the exons ATGCCGCGCAAGACCTACACCGAGCAGTTCAAGTGTGACGCAGTGTCGTTGTACGAGTCGATCCCCGGAGCCACGATCAACGCGGTCGCCTCCGATCTCGGGGTCAACCGCAACTCCCTGGGCACCTGGCTCGACGCCTTCGGCACCGGCACTAAAACCAACGCCAGCGGTGAAAAAGTCGCCAGCCCGATCGTCGCAGCCAACAGCGAACGCACCCCGGCTGAAGGACTCTCCGATGCCGAGCGGATCCGCGTGTTGGAACGCGAGAACGTCAAGCTCCGGGAGGAACGAGAGATTCTGCGCAAGGCGGCCAAATATTTCGCGGAAG GAGACGAACTGGTGAACCGCTTTCAGTTCGTTGATGACCACCGAGACTTCTACGAGGTCAAGCGGTTATGTGAGGTTCTGAAGATCAACCGGTCCTCGTATTACACATGGAAATCTGCTGCTCCTGCTCGCCGGCGACGCCTGGTTGCTGACGCGGTGCTGGGAGCGAGGATCAAGGCCGTGTTCACGGCCGGGAACGGCTGTTACGGGGCGAAACGTGTGACTGCGGCCATCAACGCCGATCCCGCTAACGACCGGGGCAATGGTGACCGTCTCAATCACAAGCACGCTGCCAGGTTGATGCGGCAGATGGGCCTTTTCGGCTACACCAGGAAACGCTGGGTGAAGACCACCGTGTCCGCGAAACGTGCGCCTAAATTCCCTGACCTTCTGAAACGCCGGTTCACCGCGGAGAAACCGAACAAGGTCTACGTCGGCGATATCACGTACCTGCCGATCGCGGACGGGTCGAATATGTACCTGGCCACGGTTATCGATTGCTATTTGCGGCAGTTGACCGGTTTCGCGATCGCCGACCACATGCGCACCGAGTTGGTCGAAGAAGCCCTCACGATGGCTCACGGGGTCCGAGGTAGCCTTGACGGGGCGATTTTTCACTCGGATCACGGCAGTGTCTATACCTCTGAGCAGTACCGGAGGTTATGTGAGCGGTTCGGTGTCACCCAGTCGATGGGTACGATCGGGACGAGCGCGGACAACTCGTTGGCGGAGTCGTTCAACGCCTCGTTGAAGCGGGAAGTCCTGAAAGACGAGCCTGTTTTCGCCAGTCAGCTGGTGTGTCGCCGGGACGTGTTCCAGTGGTGCATCCGGTACAACACCCAACGGCTGCACTCGTGGTGTGGCTACCGCTCGCCGAACGCCTTTGAAGCCGCCGAATCAGCTACACTTACTATCGCATCTTGA
- a CDS encoding suppressor of fused domain protein has translation MCFWPPSRSWGRSAINNTDIAYWLDQVIPASLEFRDVSSADGGTRWRIGTAELGDGQALAVTVGFSQVDTGLQRADDGVDVRCELLAVGRTNPATVAAAVQAAADQIAAAAGVIPAQPGVLLPNMAAGSALEQDESVTARHGLLIAPYLWGGQTPQVAEDKRLTLICQLLVLTDAEYSYAADEGVGPFQQAVADGGIDLLDFSRADG, from the coding sequence GTGTGCTTCTGGCCGCCCTCGAGAAGCTGGGGGCGTAGCGCAATTAACAACACGGATATTGCGTATTGGCTCGATCAGGTAATCCCGGCCTCCCTGGAGTTCCGCGACGTCTCCTCCGCTGACGGCGGCACCCGCTGGCGGATCGGAACCGCCGAGCTCGGCGACGGCCAGGCGCTGGCGGTGACCGTGGGCTTTAGCCAGGTGGATACCGGCCTGCAGCGCGCCGACGATGGCGTCGACGTGCGCTGTGAGCTGCTGGCCGTGGGCCGGACGAACCCCGCCACGGTGGCGGCGGCGGTGCAGGCTGCCGCGGATCAGATTGCGGCGGCGGCCGGGGTCATCCCGGCCCAGCCCGGCGTCCTGCTGCCGAACATGGCCGCGGGCAGCGCCCTGGAGCAGGACGAATCCGTCACGGCCCGGCACGGGCTGCTCATCGCCCCCTACCTCTGGGGCGGGCAGACCCCGCAGGTGGCAGAGGACAAACGTCTGACGCTGATCTGCCAGCTGCTGGTGCTCACCGACGCCGAATACTCCTACGCCGCCGACGAAGGCGTGGGGCCTTTCCAGCAGGCAGTCGCCGACGGCGGGATTGACCTGCTCGACTTCTCCCGGGCCGATGGCTAA
- a CDS encoding GntR family transcriptional regulator, translating to MAITAKDPRPIYQQIAEELRGMILSGQLPEGDRTPSTHELANFHEVTPTTASKALTALAQAGLVESQRGRGMFVMPGARERIRDQRKKAFAQDFVRPLVAEASALGLGEDDIAQMIAKELKP from the coding sequence ATGGCTATAACGGCTAAGGATCCCCGCCCTATCTATCAGCAGATAGCGGAGGAGTTGCGCGGCATGATCTTGTCCGGGCAGCTGCCCGAAGGCGACAGGACACCGTCGACGCACGAATTAGCAAATTTTCATGAGGTCACGCCGACTACGGCATCGAAGGCGCTCACGGCGCTGGCGCAAGCCGGGCTCGTGGAAAGCCAGAGAGGACGAGGGATGTTTGTCATGCCCGGGGCGCGCGAGCGCATCAGGGACCAACGGAAGAAGGCGTTCGCCCAAGACTTTGTCCGCCCGTTGGTGGCGGAGGCCAGTGCCCTGGGCTTGGGGGAAGACGACATTGCCCAGATGATCGCTAAGGAGTTAAAACCATGA
- a CDS encoding transposase, with translation MVKKFSKHTPEQIVRKLDKARELRESGSTTAQILTALGISEATLNRWQATYGAMTKSEAKELQRLREENTRLKRLLGQAELEKAAWKELSEGNF, from the coding sequence ATGGTGAAGAAGTTCAGTAAACACACTCCCGAGCAGATTGTTCGCAAGCTGGATAAGGCTCGAGAACTCAGAGAATCAGGATCGACCACGGCTCAAATCCTCACCGCGCTGGGGATCAGCGAAGCCACGCTGAACAGGTGGCAGGCAACCTATGGGGCGATGACCAAGAGCGAAGCTAAAGAGCTCCAGCGATTGCGCGAGGAAAACACGCGCCTCAAACGTCTCCTTGGGCAGGCAGAGCTGGAAAAGGCGGCGTGGAAAGAATTATCGGAGGGAAACTTCTAA
- a CDS encoding GNAT family N-acetyltransferase, which yields MATIRPENPADSAGIHQLVEAAFAPVELSDHTEQHIVDALRAAGALTVSLVAEDNNTLVGHVATSPVILGTSAEGAHGWYGIGPVAVAPQRQGEGIGSALMEASLDHLRQAGAAGAVVLGEPAYYNRFGFHPVPGLEYPGVPAKYLTACSFGPEIPLGEARYHPVFG from the coding sequence ATGGCCACCATCCGCCCTGAGAATCCCGCCGATAGCGCGGGTATCCACCAGCTCGTGGAGGCCGCCTTTGCCCCCGTGGAGCTGTCCGATCACACCGAGCAGCACATCGTCGATGCCCTCCGCGCAGCAGGTGCACTGACCGTCTCCCTGGTCGCTGAGGACAACAACACCCTGGTTGGTCACGTGGCCACCTCCCCAGTCATCCTGGGCACCAGCGCCGAAGGCGCGCACGGGTGGTACGGAATCGGCCCCGTCGCCGTCGCACCGCAGCGCCAAGGCGAAGGAATCGGCAGCGCCCTCATGGAAGCCTCACTAGACCACCTCCGCCAAGCAGGCGCAGCCGGCGCAGTGGTCCTCGGCGAACCCGCCTACTACAACCGCTTCGGCTTTCACCCCGTACCCGGCCTGGAATACCCCGGCGTACCCGCAAAGTACTTAACCGCCTGCTCCTTCGGCCCCGAGATTCCACTCGGTGAGGCGCGTTACCACCCGGTGTTCGGTTAG
- a CDS encoding SdpI family protein, giving the protein MTIFSIIMAATWLIAGVCVLMLGIKAGQGTLAKNKLIGIRTPELLASEEAWFKGHKAASPYLKISSVPLFIGGIICLFADDDLIGWVSIPVVVLLTIMILISSKKAHSSIK; this is encoded by the coding sequence ATGACTATATTTTCAATTATTATGGCAGCAACGTGGCTAATTGCTGGGGTCTGCGTTTTGATGTTAGGCATAAAAGCTGGTCAGGGGACCCTGGCCAAAAATAAACTAATTGGTATCAGAACCCCGGAGCTTCTGGCCAGTGAAGAAGCGTGGTTTAAAGGTCACAAAGCCGCCTCTCCCTATTTAAAAATCAGCAGTGTACCGCTATTTATCGGCGGAATCATCTGTCTATTTGCCGATGATGATCTGATTGGTTGGGTGAGCATACCCGTGGTGGTACTTTTAACTATCATGATCCTAATTTCTTCCAAGAAAGCTCATTCTTCCATAAAGTAG
- a CDS encoding cation:proton antiporter codes for MEIVLGVVALLLLSIISVAVGEKLRLPWPALLSVVAMVIVFIPGIPALRVPADLILPIFLPPLLWALARRTSWGVIRQQWLTIVSLSVLLVVVTTAAVGAAAYVFLPGVGVAAALLIGSAIAPPDPVAVDAVAEPAGIPRRIISALQTEGLFNDAASIVVFHMALLAVTRGAELSVGEGILKFAYSAVVASVIGLLVGRVASWFIKHVHDVTARNALTWVIPFATYILSEELGASGVIAVVIAAVELNSRAPIEAEDRVSGQAFWSTVDLLFTGLAFGLIGLSVNDAITQVGSDLWHSVLVGVILSLVAFAVRLVWMYVFYRINLRRGKPGVAPLRLQEVLLMTWSGMRGLVTLALVLSVPSGAIPFYNELAVIALTVLLVTMVLPGMLLPWLMSKLDLTADSQAASDKMHAEVTERARKAAIDSLRKQHDDLEPEVAANIDDWFDKVFGTDDLDAEDQKARLEKAHRARAFAAQARATAFQASQSVLLEMRNDPRDNPALVDEVLHEVDRMVLAARK; via the coding sequence GTGGAAATAGTCCTAGGGGTAGTGGCGTTGCTGCTGCTCAGCATCATTTCAGTCGCAGTGGGGGAGAAGTTGAGGCTGCCGTGGCCCGCCCTGCTATCGGTGGTGGCGATGGTCATCGTCTTCATCCCCGGTATCCCGGCGCTCCGCGTGCCGGCCGATCTCATCCTGCCCATCTTCCTGCCGCCGCTGCTGTGGGCGCTGGCGCGGCGGACCTCCTGGGGAGTTATCCGACAGCAGTGGCTGACCATCGTGAGCCTGTCCGTGCTGCTAGTGGTGGTGACCACGGCCGCGGTGGGCGCTGCCGCGTACGTCTTCCTGCCCGGCGTCGGGGTGGCCGCAGCCCTGTTGATTGGTTCGGCCATCGCCCCGCCGGATCCGGTCGCGGTGGACGCGGTGGCCGAGCCCGCCGGCATCCCGCGCCGTATCATCTCGGCCCTGCAGACCGAGGGCTTGTTTAACGATGCCGCCTCCATCGTCGTCTTCCACATGGCCCTGTTGGCCGTAACCCGTGGCGCGGAGCTTTCCGTGGGGGAGGGCATCTTAAAGTTCGCCTACTCCGCCGTGGTGGCCAGCGTCATCGGCCTGCTGGTCGGGCGGGTGGCCAGCTGGTTTATCAAGCACGTGCACGATGTCACCGCGCGCAACGCACTGACCTGGGTGATCCCTTTCGCCACCTATATTCTCTCCGAGGAGCTGGGTGCCTCCGGCGTTATCGCCGTGGTCATCGCCGCGGTGGAGCTGAACTCGCGCGCGCCCATTGAGGCCGAGGACCGCGTCAGCGGCCAGGCCTTCTGGTCCACGGTGGACCTGCTCTTTACCGGCCTGGCCTTCGGGCTCATCGGGCTGTCCGTCAACGACGCCATCACGCAGGTCGGCTCGGATCTGTGGCACTCGGTCCTGGTGGGCGTCATCCTTTCCCTGGTGGCCTTCGCCGTGCGCCTGGTGTGGATGTACGTCTTCTACCGGATCAACCTGCGGCGCGGGAAGCCCGGCGTGGCCCCGCTCCGCCTGCAAGAAGTCCTGCTGATGACCTGGTCCGGCATGCGCGGACTCGTCACGCTGGCCCTAGTGCTGTCGGTGCCGAGCGGGGCCATCCCGTTCTACAACGAGCTCGCCGTCATCGCCCTGACCGTGCTGCTGGTGACCATGGTGCTGCCTGGCATGCTCCTGCCGTGGCTGATGAGCAAGCTGGATCTGACGGCGGATTCGCAGGCCGCCTCGGACAAAATGCACGCCGAAGTCACTGAGCGCGCCCGCAAGGCCGCCATCGACAGCCTGCGTAAACAGCACGATGACTTGGAACCGGAGGTCGCTGCCAACATCGACGACTGGTTCGACAAGGTCTTCGGTACTGACGACCTCGACGCGGAGGATCAAAAGGCCCGCCTGGAAAAGGCCCATCGCGCCCGCGCCTTCGCGGCCCAGGCCCGCGCTACCGCCTTCCAGGCCTCCCAATCCGTCCTGCTGGAGATGCGCAACGATCCCCGCGACAACCCAGCCCTGGTCGACGAGGTTCTCCACGAGGTCGACCGCATGGTGCTCGCCGCCCGGAAATAA
- a CDS encoding ATP-binding cassette domain-containing protein yields MTSTQDTGSPRPIMGLIGPNGSGKTTFFRRRSTESGVAFGQASADIHFFGTTPRDHFRVVQRGWQGLDVGEAEKTLGFDPTTPLAKLSVGQRQLVIVGSVVAAGKPVLLLDEPFNGLDAPHRNQVRERLRQAAETAEVWVSSQHSQDLAGLVDAVVVMRDFHAQAPVTMDELRETHPVLSGPAEAVAEVIGNAPVLSDKALGGHRRAVLGTGLSTSARDFAQSRGVDVTYLEASELLDVVVAGALVQKQGEE; encoded by the coding sequence ATGACCAGCACGCAAGATACTGGGAGCCCGCGGCCCATCATGGGGTTGATCGGGCCGAACGGCTCCGGCAAGACCACGTTTTTCCGCCGGCGCAGCACGGAGTCCGGTGTGGCCTTCGGCCAGGCCAGCGCTGATATTCACTTCTTCGGCACCACGCCCCGAGACCATTTTCGCGTTGTGCAGCGCGGTTGGCAGGGGCTGGACGTGGGCGAAGCGGAGAAAACGCTGGGCTTCGACCCGACCACGCCGCTGGCAAAGCTGAGCGTGGGCCAGCGCCAGCTGGTCATCGTCGGCAGCGTAGTGGCCGCCGGCAAACCGGTGTTGCTGCTGGACGAACCCTTCAACGGTTTGGACGCACCACACCGCAACCAGGTGCGGGAGCGGCTGCGGCAGGCCGCAGAAACCGCCGAGGTGTGGGTGAGTTCCCAGCACTCGCAGGACCTGGCGGGCCTGGTTGATGCGGTGGTGGTCATGCGTGATTTCCACGCCCAGGCTCCTGTGACCATGGATGAACTGCGCGAGACCCACCCCGTGCTGAGCGGGCCGGCCGAGGCGGTGGCGGAGGTCATCGGCAACGCGCCGGTGCTATCCGACAAGGCGCTGGGTGGGCACCGTCGGGCGGTGCTGGGTACCGGTCTTTCGACCTCAGCCCGGGATTTTGCCCAGTCCCGCGGCGTAGACGTGACGTATCTCGAAGCCAGTGAGCTGCTGGACGTAGTGGTAGCGGGTGCGCTGGTGCAGAAACAAGGGGAGGAATAA
- a CDS encoding IS3 family transposase, producing MERIIGGKLLSPARRHDAVWHLVGLGYSQRRACQIVGLSRSAYRRARIRQGKPDKYADLRAWMHEFARDHRRWGHRRAWRTALTEGYGICRETFRRIWREEGLRVLPRKKRKRVDGHGQRDVPAGQYPNDVWALDFQFDSTWHGKTIKICNIIDEYTREHVAFTVDKKIDADSVIELLDLACCDQGGRRRVIRMDNGPEFIAHALNEWAGEDETIQAFIPPGQPWHNGYVESFHNRMRDELLEDNSIENLEHARMLVAQWSQRYNDFHPHSSLGYLSPRKYAEQWQHENTVNA from the coding sequence GTGGAAAGAATTATCGGAGGGAAACTTCTAAGCCCAGCTCGCCGTCATGATGCCGTCTGGCATCTCGTTGGGCTGGGCTACTCCCAAAGGCGTGCCTGCCAGATCGTTGGACTCTCTCGTAGTGCTTATCGGCGCGCTAGGATCCGTCAGGGCAAGCCGGATAAGTACGCGGACCTAAGGGCGTGGATGCACGAGTTCGCGCGTGATCACCGCCGGTGGGGACACCGGCGCGCCTGGAGGACCGCCCTCACCGAGGGGTATGGGATATGCCGGGAAACCTTCCGGAGGATTTGGCGTGAAGAAGGCCTGCGCGTCCTACCCAGGAAGAAGCGCAAACGCGTCGATGGTCACGGCCAGCGCGATGTTCCTGCCGGCCAGTACCCGAACGACGTGTGGGCGCTGGATTTCCAGTTCGATTCAACATGGCACGGCAAGACGATCAAGATCTGCAACATCATCGATGAATACACTCGCGAGCACGTCGCCTTCACGGTCGACAAGAAGATCGACGCGGACTCGGTGATCGAGCTGCTCGACCTCGCTTGTTGTGACCAAGGCGGGCGCCGGCGGGTGATCCGGATGGATAACGGCCCCGAGTTCATCGCTCATGCGCTCAACGAATGGGCTGGGGAGGATGAAACGATTCAGGCGTTTATCCCGCCAGGCCAGCCCTGGCATAACGGGTATGTCGAGTCTTTCCACAACCGAATGCGTGACGAACTCTTAGAAGACAACAGCATCGAGAATCTCGAACATGCACGGATGCTCGTGGCCCAGTGGTCGCAGCGGTACAATGACTTCCACCCGCATTCCTCGCTGGGCTACCTCAGCCCGCGGAAGTATGCGGAACAATGGCAACATGAAAACACGGTCAACGCTTAA
- a CDS encoding aminotransferase class I/II-fold pyridoxal phosphate-dependent enzyme: MSLLDLGAAERAELATQIRADYEDLKAKGLKLDLTRGKPSKEQLALSEDLLELPGRNNYTDAIGADVRNYGNLQGIVDIRQLWGKLLGINPDLLMAGDSSSLNFEFDVISWAYTFGTNDSERPWSQEETIKWICPVPGYDRHHSITERFGFEMVTVPMLEDGPDVEAIRELVKDPQVKGMWAVPMFSNPSGVTFTEEVVRELASMDTAAPDFRIMWDNAYAVHTLTDEFPEIIDVLGLSREVGNPNRFFVFSSTSKITFAGSGVGFMASSEANLDWFKSIAGKRGIGPNKVNQLAHAEFFDSAEGVRAVMRRHAALLAPKFEAVLRILDERLGKYEVAQWTKPTGGYFVSLDVIDGTATRVWELAKEAGIVLTPAGSSFPLGQDPNDRNIRLAPSMPPLEEVEAAMDGVAVCVLLAALEKLGA, from the coding sequence ATGTCTCTTCTAGATTTGGGCGCGGCAGAGCGCGCCGAACTAGCAACTCAGATTCGTGCCGATTACGAAGATTTGAAGGCCAAGGGTCTGAAACTGGATCTGACTAGGGGCAAGCCCTCCAAGGAGCAGCTGGCGCTGTCCGAGGACCTGCTGGAGCTGCCGGGCCGCAACAACTACACCGACGCCATCGGCGCGGATGTGCGCAACTACGGCAACCTGCAGGGCATCGTTGATATCCGCCAGCTGTGGGGCAAGTTGCTGGGTATTAATCCGGACCTGTTGATGGCCGGGGACTCTTCCTCCCTGAACTTCGAGTTCGACGTCATCTCCTGGGCCTACACCTTCGGCACCAACGACTCGGAGCGCCCGTGGAGCCAGGAAGAAACGATCAAGTGGATTTGCCCGGTGCCGGGCTACGACCGCCACCACAGCATCACGGAGCGCTTCGGCTTTGAGATGGTCACCGTGCCCATGCTGGAAGATGGCCCGGACGTGGAGGCCATCCGCGAGCTGGTCAAGGACCCGCAGGTCAAGGGCATGTGGGCCGTGCCGATGTTCTCCAATCCTTCGGGCGTTACCTTCACCGAGGAGGTCGTGCGCGAGCTGGCCTCCATGGACACGGCCGCCCCGGACTTCCGCATTATGTGGGATAACGCCTACGCGGTCCACACGCTGACCGACGAATTCCCGGAGATCATCGACGTGCTGGGCCTGTCCCGCGAGGTGGGCAACCCCAACCGCTTCTTCGTTTTCTCCTCGACCTCCAAGATCACCTTCGCCGGCTCCGGCGTGGGCTTCATGGCTTCCTCCGAGGCGAACCTCGACTGGTTCAAGTCGATCGCCGGCAAGCGCGGTATCGGCCCGAACAAGGTCAACCAGCTCGCCCACGCGGAGTTCTTCGACTCCGCCGAGGGCGTGCGCGCGGTCATGCGCCGCCACGCCGCGCTGCTGGCCCCGAAGTTCGAGGCCGTGCTGCGCATCCTGGACGAGCGCCTGGGCAAGTACGAGGTCGCGCAGTGGACCAAGCCCACCGGCGGCTACTTCGTCTCCCTGGACGTCATTGATGGCACCGCCACCCGCGTGTGGGAGCTGGCCAAGGAGGCCGGCATTGTGCTGACCCCGGCCGGTTCCTCCTTCCCGCTGGGCCAGGACCCGAACGACCGCAACATCCGGCTTGCGCCGTCGATGCCGCCGCTGGAAGAGGTCGAGGCCGCCATGGACGGCGTGGCCGTCTGTGTGCTTCTGGCCGCCCTCGAGAAGCTGGGGGCGTAG
- a CDS encoding DUF6973 domain-containing protein, whose product MLSCIALVDVVSCGIANQAATTASMEAQNRFPGATSLRNGKGDAFRHCSWNALMTMRIGADAAERIATNHETVAQGPAD is encoded by the coding sequence ATGCTGTCCTGCATCGCGCTGGTCGATGTAGTATCATGCGGCATCGCCAATCAGGCAGCCACAACCGCGAGTATGGAAGCGCAGAACCGGTTTCCTGGCGCCACATCACTCCGCAATGGAAAGGGCGATGCTTTTCGGCACTGCTCGTGGAATGCCCTGATGACAATGAGAATCGGTGCAGATGCAGCTGAACGCATTGCTACTAACCACGAAACTGTCGCTCAGGGGCCAGCGGATTAG